Genomic window (Streptomyces sp. TG1A-60):
GCTATGAGCGCCCGGGTCGCGTGGTCTGGCACCGCACCTCGCCGCGTCGCCGAAAAGCCCTGGTAGCTCCTCCCCACGCTCGACTTCGCCCGCGCGGGAGGGGCCCCCGTCGAGGGCCCTCCGACGCCTTGCGACGCACGGCACCAGACCACGCGACCTCATCGGGCGCTCAAAGTGCAAGGACCCCTCAGCGGCGCCGCAGGTCCGCGACCCGGGCCGCGCGCTCCCTCTCCCGCTCACCGGCCGCCGACTGCTCCCCCAGGACCGCGGCGCTGCGCAGTTGCGGTGCCGAGCCGTGGACCTGGTTGCGGCGGGGGCCCGGCAGGGGCATGTCCCGGCGCGGCTGGCGCGCCGGGACGGGATCGCCTCCCGTACCACCGCCGCCGGCCGCCCCGGCCACGGAGATCTGCACGCCCTGGTCGGCCAGGGCCTGCAACTCGGTGACGGCACGGTCGTCGTTGCCCGGCGGGTCGTCGGTGACCAGGCGGGTGATCACATCGGTCGGCACCGTCTGGAACATCGTGTCGGTGCCGAGCTTGGTGTGATCGGCGAGGACGACGACTTCGGCGGCGGCCTGGACCAGCGCGCGGTCGACGGACGCCGACAGCATGTTGGACGTGGACAGGCCGCGCTCGGCGGTCAGTCCGCTCCCGGAGAGGAACGCCTTGGAGACGCGCAGCCCCTGGAGGGACTGCTCCGCGCCGGAGCCGACCAGGGCGTAGTTGGAACCGCGCAGGGTGCCGCCGGTCATCACGACCTCCACACGGTTGGCATGGGCCAACGCCTGGGCCACCAACAGGGAGTTGGTGACGACGGTCAGTCCGGGGACCCGCGCGAGCCGGCGTGCCAGCTCCTGCGTGGTGGTCCCCGCCCCGACCACGATGGCCTCGCCTTCTTCGACGAGGCTCGCGGCGAGGTCGGCGATGGCCGTCTTCTCGGCGGTCGCGAGATGAGACTTCTGCGGAAAGCCGGACTCCCGCGTGAACCCGCCCGGCAATACCGCACCGCCATGCCGGCGGTCGAGGAGTCCTTCTGCCTCCAGAGCGCGCACGTCCCGCCGTACGGTCACTTCGGAGGTCTGGACGACGCGGGCGAGCTCACGGAGCGACACGGCTCCATTGGCCCGCACCATTTCGAGGATCAATTGGCGACGTTCTGCAGCGAACACGAAACTGACAGTAACGCCAACGACCATCTCCTTTCAGCAGTTTGCGCCGAATAACAGAAGTTGTTCGCACGGTAGGTCGAGAGGTGATATAGGAGCCGTCGGGGGCGGAAACGTGGGCAGTCCCGGGGCCCGGACCCGCCCGCGTGCGCGTCAGGCGCCGTCGCCGGACTTCCGGGTGTGCAGCTGTCGCGCGACCTCGGCGATCGATCCCGACAGGGACGGGTACACGGTGAAGGCCTTCGCGATCTGCTCGACGGTC
Coding sequences:
- a CDS encoding DeoR/GlpR family DNA-binding transcription regulator, whose product is MVVGVTVSFVFAAERRQLILEMVRANGAVSLRELARVVQTSEVTVRRDVRALEAEGLLDRRHGGAVLPGGFTRESGFPQKSHLATAEKTAIADLAASLVEEGEAIVVGAGTTTQELARRLARVPGLTVVTNSLLVAQALAHANRVEVVMTGGTLRGSNYALVGSGAEQSLQGLRVSKAFLSGSGLTAERGLSTSNMLSASVDRALVQAAAEVVVLADHTKLGTDTMFQTVPTDVITRLVTDDPPGNDDRAVTELQALADQGVQISVAGAAGGGGTGGDPVPARQPRRDMPLPGPRRNQVHGSAPQLRSAAVLGEQSAAGERERERAARVADLRRR